In Tachypleus tridentatus isolate NWPU-2018 chromosome 7, ASM421037v1, whole genome shotgun sequence, a genomic segment contains:
- the LOC143255042 gene encoding uncharacterized protein LOC143255042 has translation MHVEVQVALNFLISFLYNKLPRRRVNQFGEELEKALRQKFQGHWYPDTPMKGSAYRCLKTTFPLDPVFEEAALGCGVDLRDIQENLPKELSIWIDPGEVSYRLGEKGPVKGLYSQCDNPEKNNERVMSRAFNPDAQCFKPIDSVASQLEGLSLSCSPASAVNSYRSSPSPKYKPNSPVSGFISKTTTPLTFTTATFAQTKFGSTKLKSNTKRSYRLSPTEFGNSIKQRVMMQQVQQLAQQQQLVSSHPQSATIAAAILAAEGNANVNVPQRPRSLSPNPQLDASFLLMASLQQSQFTHNSTQHAFPHSGLVDINLNGYTNDLFSSSNINAAVSTAPVSCISKIDCQSISAPTNMAAINSRFSSFFDKSYGGNVNVAGGLNINLPSGDSNTATFGVDAVNLNLSGMPYANQYQHLLVAN, from the coding sequence ATGCACGTGGAGGTCCAAGTTGCATTAAATTTTCTGATATCCTTTCTTTACAACAAGTTACCCAGGAGACGGGTGAATCAGTTTGGTGAGGAGTTGGAAAAGGCCCTAAGACAGAAATTTCAGGGTCACTGGTACCCTGACACGCCCATGAAGGGATCGGCTTATCGCTGTTTGAAAACAACGTTTCCTTTAGACCCAGTTTTTGAAGAAGCTGCTCTAGGTTGTGGGGTTGATTTGCGTGATATCCAGGAAAACTTACCAAAAGAACTCAGCATCTGGATTGATCCTGGAGAGGTGTCCTACCGCTTGGGAGAAAAGGGTCCGGTCAAGGGGCTTTACAGTCAATGTGACAACCCTGAAAAGAATAACGAACGCGTAATGTCACGCGCTTTTAACCCTGATGCTCAGTGCTTTAAGCCAATAGACAGTGTAGCGTCCCAACTGGAGGGACTTTCTTTGAGCTGTTCCCCAGCCAGTGCAGTTAACTCCTATAGGAGCTCTCCTTCACCCAAGTATAAACCAAACAGTCCTGTAAGTGGTTTTATTTCCAAGACGACAACTCCCCTCACTTTCACAACAGCTACTTTCGCTCAGACCAAATTTGGCTCAACTAAACTGAAAAGTAATACCAAAAGATCCTACCGCTTGTCTCCAACAGAGTTTGGAAATTCAATCAAGCAGCGAGTTATGATGCAACAGGTTCAACAACTGGCACAACAACAACAGCTCGTCTCTTCTCATCCCCAGTCAGCAACTATTGCAGCAGCTATCCTCGCTGCAGAAGGAAATGCTAACGTCAATGTCCCTCAGCGACCCAGGTCTCTTTCACCAAATCCTCAACTCGATGCAAGTTTTCTCCTCATGGCCTCCTTACAACAGTCTCAGTTTACACATAACTCAACCCAGCATGCGTTTCCTCACTCTGGATTGGTCGACATTAACCTGAATGGCTATACAAATGACTTGTTTTCATCCTCCAATATAAACGCAGCTGTATCAACTGCTCCAGTGAGCTGTATCTCTAAGATAGATTGCCAGTCAATTTCTGCTCCAACAAACATGGCCGCCATCAACAGCAGGTTTTCTTCCTTCTTCGATAAGTCTTATGGCGGTAACGTGAACGTCGCTGGGGGTTTGAATATAAACTTACCTTCTGGAGATTCTAACACCGCAACATTTGGAGTAGATGCTGTTAATCTCAACCTCAGTGGCATGCCCTACGCCAACCAGTACCAGCATTTGTTGGTAGCCAATTAG